The following proteins come from a genomic window of Euzebyales bacterium:
- a CDS encoding UDP-N-acetylmuramoyl-L-alanyl-D-glutamate--2,6-diaminopimelate ligase produces the protein MVPTPLDDVVVLTGGRPVGPCPTRVTIVDVTHDSRAAGPGVLFACRPGAIADGHEFAPDAVGRGAAALLVERALDLDVPQVLVDDVASQLGVVAASVHGDPTAALQVVGVTGTNGKTTCATLLDGVLSATGRRTGLIGTVETRIAGETVPGVRTTPESTDLQRLFHRMRDAGVTTVAMEVSSHGLALGRVNGTRFAVAVFTNLTHDHLDFHGSMERYYAAKAQLFTPAFSAAGVVDIDDDWGRRLAVEATIDVTTVSLDPGSGADVTATRIAPGPAGSVVDVVVHGTAYRLDVGLPGRFNVSNALLVLAATSALGVPVDEAAATLRLPWSVSGRMERIDEGQPFTVLVDYAHTPDSLARVLAATRELAGGRVIVTVGCGGDRDREKRPAMGAAAVAGADEVIFTNDNPRAEDPTAILAAVVEGARGVRGGRWRIEQDRRAAIAAALEIAAPGDAVVIAGKGHETGQQLADRTIAFDDRVVARELLRAATTDHTT, from the coding sequence GTGGTGCCCACTCCGCTCGACGACGTCGTCGTGCTGACCGGCGGCCGCCCCGTCGGCCCCTGCCCGACCCGTGTCACCATCGTCGACGTGACCCACGACAGCCGCGCCGCCGGCCCGGGGGTGTTGTTCGCGTGCCGTCCGGGGGCCATCGCGGACGGCCACGAGTTCGCGCCGGACGCGGTCGGCCGCGGCGCCGCGGCGCTGCTCGTCGAGCGGGCGCTCGACCTGGACGTCCCGCAGGTCCTGGTCGACGACGTCGCGTCGCAGCTCGGCGTGGTCGCGGCGTCCGTGCACGGCGATCCTACGGCCGCGCTGCAGGTGGTCGGCGTGACCGGCACCAACGGCAAGACGACGTGCGCGACGTTGCTCGACGGTGTGCTGTCGGCCACCGGACGACGGACCGGGCTGATCGGCACGGTGGAGACGCGCATCGCCGGCGAGACGGTGCCGGGTGTGCGCACCACGCCGGAGTCGACGGATCTGCAGCGGCTCTTCCACCGCATGCGTGACGCGGGCGTCACGACGGTCGCGATGGAGGTCTCCAGTCACGGCCTGGCGCTCGGGCGGGTCAACGGCACCCGGTTCGCCGTCGCGGTGTTCACGAACCTGACCCATGACCACCTCGACTTCCACGGTTCGATGGAGCGGTACTACGCCGCGAAGGCGCAGCTGTTCACGCCCGCGTTCAGCGCCGCGGGCGTCGTCGACATCGACGATGACTGGGGGCGCCGGCTCGCGGTCGAGGCCACGATCGACGTGACCACGGTCTCGCTGGACCCCGGCTCCGGTGCAGACGTCACGGCGACCCGGATCGCGCCGGGTCCGGCCGGGTCGGTGGTCGACGTCGTCGTGCACGGCACCGCGTACCGCCTCGATGTCGGCCTGCCGGGCCGGTTCAACGTCAGCAACGCGCTGCTGGTGCTCGCGGCGACGTCCGCTCTCGGTGTCCCGGTGGACGAGGCCGCCGCGACGCTGCGACTGCCGTGGTCGGTGTCCGGACGCATGGAGCGCATCGACGAGGGCCAGCCGTTCACCGTCCTCGTCGACTACGCGCACACCCCGGACTCGCTCGCGCGGGTGCTCGCCGCGACGCGCGAGCTCGCCGGGGGCCGGGTCATCGTGACCGTCGGGTGCGGAGGCGACCGCGACCGCGAGAAGCGTCCGGCCATGGGGGCGGCCGCGGTCGCCGGCGCCGACGAGGTGATCTTCACCAACGACAACCCGCGCGCTGAGGACCCTACGGCGATCCTCGCCGCCGTCGTCGAGGGTGCGCGCGGCGTCAGGGGCGGCCGGTGGCGGATCGAACAGGACCGACGGGCCGCGATCGCCGCCGCCCTGGAGATCGCGGCACCCGGTGATGCGGTCGTGATCGCGGGCAAGGGCCACGAGACCGGTCAGCAGCTCGCCGACCGCACGATCGCGTTCGACGACCGCGTCGTCGCACGCGAGCTTCTGCGCGCCGCGACGACGGACCACACCACATGA
- the murF gene encoding UDP-N-acetylmuramoyl-tripeptide--D-alanyl-D-alanine ligase → MIDVTLAELAEIVGGELLDERADTAVVRGVTIDSRAVAEGDLFVALPGTRTDGHRFVDTALAAGAAGALVAADRVADLSPDPTAVVVDDPADALLALGTWVRDAVDPHVVAVTGSNGKTTTKDLTAAALRDRTVVANEGSFNNELGMPLTCCRMTNDTDVLVSELGMRGPGQIAQLAALLRPTVGIVTSVAGVHLELLGSLEAIADAKGELVEALDADGVAVLAADDARVAAMARRTVATVVTFGTAPSADFRATDIELDRHARARFVLHSPAGRHDVTAPVPGMHNVGNALAALAAATASGVDLPAAIAGLADARVSRWRLQLESVGDVSVLNDAYNANPTSVEAALRTLCALPTQGRRWAVLGTMAEIGPTSADEHHRAGGVVAELGVDALVTVGDEAAAMIDGAATADPGGRQHRWAVDDVDAAARILAEEVGDDDVVLVKASRSAGLERVVARFAELRGTHAAAGRHRA, encoded by the coding sequence ATGATCGACGTCACGCTGGCGGAGCTCGCCGAGATCGTCGGCGGGGAGCTCCTCGACGAGCGCGCGGACACCGCCGTCGTGCGCGGCGTCACGATCGACAGCCGGGCGGTCGCCGAGGGCGATCTGTTCGTCGCCCTGCCCGGAACCCGCACCGACGGCCACCGGTTCGTCGACACCGCGCTCGCGGCGGGTGCCGCCGGTGCGCTGGTCGCGGCCGACCGCGTCGCCGATCTCAGCCCCGACCCGACGGCCGTGGTCGTCGACGACCCCGCCGACGCGCTGTTGGCGCTCGGGACGTGGGTCCGTGACGCCGTCGACCCGCACGTCGTCGCCGTCACGGGATCAAATGGCAAGACCACGACCAAGGATCTCACCGCCGCCGCGCTGCGGGACCGCACCGTGGTGGCCAACGAAGGCTCGTTCAACAACGAGCTGGGGATGCCGCTGACCTGCTGCCGCATGACCAACGACACCGACGTGCTGGTCAGCGAGCTGGGCATGCGTGGACCTGGGCAGATCGCGCAGCTCGCTGCGCTGCTGCGACCCACCGTGGGCATCGTGACGTCGGTCGCGGGCGTCCACCTCGAGCTGCTGGGCAGCCTCGAGGCGATCGCCGACGCGAAGGGTGAGCTCGTCGAGGCGCTCGACGCCGACGGCGTCGCCGTGCTCGCCGCGGACGACGCGCGGGTGGCGGCGATGGCGCGGCGCACGGTGGCGACCGTCGTGACCTTCGGTACCGCGCCGTCGGCGGACTTCCGGGCCACCGACATCGAGCTCGACCGTCACGCCCGTGCGCGCTTCGTGCTGCACAGCCCGGCCGGGCGGCACGACGTGACGGCGCCGGTCCCCGGCATGCACAACGTCGGCAACGCGCTCGCCGCGCTGGCGGCCGCGACCGCGTCCGGCGTCGACCTGCCGGCGGCCATCGCCGGGCTGGCCGACGCGCGGGTGTCGCGCTGGCGCCTGCAGCTCGAGTCGGTCGGCGACGTGTCGGTCCTCAACGACGCGTACAACGCGAACCCCACGTCCGTCGAGGCTGCGCTGCGGACACTGTGTGCGTTGCCGACCCAGGGCCGCCGCTGGGCCGTGCTGGGCACGATGGCCGAGATCGGTCCCACGAGCGCCGACGAGCACCACCGCGCGGGCGGTGTCGTGGCGGAGCTCGGCGTCGACGCGCTGGTCACCGTCGGGGACGAGGCCGCGGCGATGATCGACGGGGCTGCCACCGCGGATCCCGGGGGTCGCCAGCACCGCTGGGCCGTCGATGACGTCGACGCGGCCGCGCGGATCCTCGCAGAGGAGGTGGGTGACGACGACGTCGTGCTCGTCAAGGCCAGCCGTTCGGCCGGTCTCGAACGGGTGGTGGCACGCTTCGCGGAGCTGCGCGGCACCCATGCGGCGGCCGGGAGGCACCGCGCGTGA
- the mraY gene encoding phospho-N-acetylmuramoyl-pentapeptide-transferase encodes MRTILLAASLALVMSLIGTPVVIRFFRARGYGQLIREDGPRTHFVKRGTPTMGGTAIILAAVLAYLVATMLLGPRLSPGGLLVMGVLVGMGAVGFIDDLLKLRRNRSLGLNKTAKFIGQAIIAIIFAYGAEYVAETSTNLSFIGATGIDFGPLFAVAIFLIFSGFSNAVNLTDGLDGLAAGTSALVFGAYVVIAFWQFRHPEFYPPGVTIHANAIAIAAASTFGATLGFLWWNGPPAKIFMGDTGSLAIGGMLAAMAVLTETELLLVIIGGLFVVETISVIAQVFSYRVLGRRIFKMAPLHHHFELVGWRETTIIVRFWIVAGLAVAFGLGLFYNDFLAGGGIG; translated from the coding sequence GTGAGGACGATCCTGCTCGCCGCCAGCCTGGCGCTGGTGATGTCGTTGATCGGCACGCCGGTCGTCATCCGCTTCTTCCGCGCCCGCGGGTACGGTCAGCTGATCCGCGAGGACGGCCCGCGGACGCACTTCGTGAAGCGCGGCACGCCGACGATGGGCGGGACCGCGATCATCCTCGCGGCCGTCCTCGCCTACCTCGTGGCCACCATGCTGCTGGGCCCGCGGTTGTCACCGGGCGGTCTGCTCGTCATGGGCGTGCTGGTGGGCATGGGCGCGGTCGGGTTCATCGACGACCTGCTCAAGCTGCGCCGCAACCGCAGCCTCGGCCTGAACAAGACCGCGAAGTTCATCGGCCAGGCGATCATCGCGATCATCTTCGCGTACGGCGCGGAGTACGTCGCGGAGACGTCGACGAACCTGTCGTTCATCGGCGCGACCGGCATCGACTTCGGTCCGCTGTTCGCGGTGGCCATCTTCCTGATCTTCTCAGGCTTCTCGAACGCGGTGAACCTGACCGACGGCCTCGACGGCCTCGCCGCCGGCACGAGCGCGCTGGTGTTCGGGGCGTACGTCGTCATCGCGTTCTGGCAGTTCCGCCACCCCGAGTTCTACCCGCCGGGCGTCACGATCCACGCCAACGCGATCGCGATCGCCGCCGCATCGACCTTCGGTGCGACCCTCGGCTTCCTGTGGTGGAACGGTCCGCCGGCCAAGATCTTCATGGGTGACACGGGATCGCTGGCCATCGGTGGCATGCTCGCGGCCATGGCGGTGCTGACCGAGACCGAGCTGCTGCTCGTGATCATCGGTGGGCTGTTCGTCGTCGAGACGATCAGCGTCATCGCGCAGGTCTTCAGCTACCGCGTGCTCGGGCGCCGGATCTTCAAGATGGCGCCGTTGCACCACCACTTCGAGCTGGTCGGGTGGCGCGAGACGACGATCATCGTGCGGTTCTGGATCGTCGCGGGGCTGGCGGTCGCGTTCGGTCTGGGGCTGTTCTACAACGACTTCCTGGCCGGCGGGGGCATCGGATGA
- the murD gene encoding UDP-N-acetylmuramoyl-L-alanine--D-glutamate ligase: MSGLLDRQRVLVAGLGVSGVAAARAAVHAGADVGVHDASPMALPRARAALDDAVTVVDDPETPLRTGAVDIVVASPGLAPTTPVLAAAGAAGVAVWSEPELAWRLLDGRTRVLAVTGTNGKTTTTELLAACLGVPAVGNIGRPLSALVDDPPPTVVAELSSFQLHFTHTLRTDVGVLLNVADDHLDWHGDRTAYGAAKARVWRGQRGAGATGLRGSDWAVVNLDDDGANAVASRHAPPAARAGFTLAVPPADAVGVVDGTLAERLTGAQPTPVIAVDALGVSGPHNVANAAAAVAAAVAAGATPASLARPLAAARVGAHRLETVADADGVRWVNDSKATNPHAAAAALRTFRSVIWIAGGLAKGVSFAPLADDVASRVRLALTIGTSGPDLARFARAQGTEAVEAGDLDTAVALAADRAQPGDVVLLAPACASMDQFADYAERGSRFRELAWAAVEGVGAAAPGSGS, translated from the coding sequence GTGAGCGGGTTGCTGGACCGACAGCGCGTGCTCGTGGCGGGGCTCGGGGTCTCGGGCGTCGCCGCCGCGCGGGCGGCCGTCCACGCGGGAGCCGACGTGGGCGTGCACGACGCGTCCCCCATGGCGCTGCCCCGTGCGCGGGCGGCGCTGGACGACGCGGTGACCGTCGTCGACGATCCGGAGACGCCGCTGCGCACGGGCGCCGTCGACATCGTCGTGGCCAGCCCGGGGCTCGCACCGACCACGCCGGTGCTGGCGGCCGCTGGCGCGGCCGGGGTCGCCGTCTGGAGCGAGCCGGAGCTGGCCTGGCGGTTGCTCGACGGCCGCACGCGCGTGCTGGCCGTGACCGGGACCAACGGCAAGACCACGACCACGGAACTGTTGGCCGCGTGCCTCGGCGTGCCGGCGGTGGGCAACATCGGCCGGCCCCTGTCCGCGCTGGTCGACGACCCCCCGCCCACCGTCGTCGCCGAGCTGTCAAGCTTCCAGCTGCACTTCACCCACACGTTGCGGACCGACGTCGGGGTGCTGCTCAACGTCGCCGACGACCACCTCGACTGGCACGGCGACCGCACCGCCTACGGGGCGGCCAAGGCGCGTGTCTGGCGGGGCCAGCGCGGGGCTGGCGCCACCGGACTGCGCGGCAGCGACTGGGCAGTGGTCAACCTCGACGACGACGGTGCGAACGCGGTCGCGTCACGCCACGCGCCACCCGCCGCCCGCGCCGGCTTCACGCTCGCCGTCCCCCCGGCTGACGCGGTCGGCGTGGTCGACGGCACATTGGCGGAACGGCTGACGGGCGCGCAGCCGACGCCGGTGATCGCCGTCGACGCCCTTGGCGTGTCCGGTCCTCACAACGTCGCGAACGCGGCCGCCGCGGTAGCCGCAGCGGTGGCGGCCGGCGCCACGCCGGCCTCGCTGGCCCGCCCGCTCGCCGCCGCGCGCGTCGGCGCCCACCGGCTGGAGACCGTGGCCGACGCCGACGGTGTGCGCTGGGTCAACGACTCGAAGGCGACCAACCCTCACGCGGCCGCCGCGGCGCTGCGGACGTTCCGCTCGGTCATCTGGATCGCGGGTGGTCTGGCGAAGGGCGTCTCGTTCGCACCGCTCGCCGACGACGTCGCGTCACGTGTGCGCCTCGCGCTCACGATCGGCACGTCGGGACCGGACCTCGCCAGGTTCGCACGCGCGCAGGGGACCGAGGCGGTGGAGGCCGGCGACCTCGACACCGCCGTCGCGCTGGCCGCGGACCGCGCGCAGCCCGGTGACGTCGTCCTCCTCGCGCCGGCCTGTGCCTCCATGGATCAGTTCGCTGACTACGCCGAACGTGGAAGCCGGTTCCGCGAGCTGGCGTGGGCGGCCGTCGAGGGAGTCGGCGCCGCGGCGCCGGGGAGCGGATCATGA
- the ftsW gene encoding putative lipid II flippase FtsW: MTAADRTAAARPPAPASRRLRALLLPPASGDSTMLFGVLAATVVVLILLGLLMTFSASFVQSALAGDAFGIFRKQVLWCLVGIPPTVALAVRDYRRWRPYIPFATAVALLLAVVVVTPLGIERAGAQRWLGVEPFVFQPAELLKLAVPLFCADVLARRWGRVRSGDLRALLVPVVPLLAVVAALIMLEPDLETAALLVAIGVAMLYVAGLPLRWLFAGGVVGLGLGAVGIASADFRVGRFGAWLDPNSSAALFGYQTLQGYYALGSGGWLGTGLGGGRGKWLYLPNAHTDFIFAIIGEELGLVGVLLVLALYVVIAVVGVRIALRAPDSFGRLLAIGLVAGILLQASINMGSVVGLLPVTGVTLPFVSFGGTSLVVTMISAGLLLSIARHTRPADTKDGRRS, translated from the coding sequence ATGACGGCGGCGGACCGCACCGCAGCGGCGCGGCCCCCCGCGCCGGCCTCCCGGCGCCTGCGCGCGTTGCTGCTGCCACCCGCCTCAGGGGACAGCACGATGCTGTTCGGCGTGCTCGCGGCCACCGTCGTGGTCCTCATCCTGCTCGGCCTGCTGATGACGTTCTCGGCGTCGTTCGTGCAGTCGGCGCTGGCGGGCGACGCGTTCGGCATCTTCCGCAAGCAGGTGCTGTGGTGCCTGGTGGGCATCCCGCCGACCGTCGCCCTCGCCGTCCGTGACTACCGCCGTTGGCGCCCCTACATCCCCTTCGCGACCGCTGTCGCGCTGCTCCTGGCGGTCGTGGTCGTGACGCCACTCGGCATCGAGCGCGCCGGCGCGCAGCGCTGGCTCGGCGTCGAGCCCTTCGTCTTCCAGCCCGCCGAGCTCCTGAAGCTCGCCGTGCCACTGTTCTGCGCCGACGTGCTGGCGCGACGCTGGGGCCGCGTCCGCTCCGGGGACCTGCGCGCGCTCCTCGTGCCGGTCGTGCCGCTGCTGGCGGTCGTGGCCGCACTGATCATGCTCGAACCGGATCTGGAGACCGCCGCGCTGCTCGTCGCGATCGGAGTGGCGATGCTCTACGTGGCCGGGCTCCCGCTGCGCTGGCTGTTCGCGGGCGGCGTCGTCGGGTTGGGCCTGGGGGCGGTCGGCATCGCATCGGCGGACTTCCGCGTCGGCAGGTTCGGCGCGTGGCTCGATCCGAACTCGTCGGCGGCGCTGTTCGGTTACCAGACGCTCCAGGGCTACTACGCGCTGGGCAGCGGCGGCTGGCTGGGAACCGGCCTCGGCGGCGGCCGCGGCAAGTGGCTGTACCTGCCCAACGCGCACACCGACTTCATCTTCGCCATCATCGGAGAGGAGCTGGGCCTGGTCGGCGTGCTGCTGGTGCTCGCCCTGTACGTCGTCATCGCGGTGGTCGGGGTGCGCATCGCCCTGCGCGCGCCGGACTCGTTCGGCCGGCTGCTCGCGATCGGGCTGGTCGCGGGCATCCTGTTGCAGGCGTCCATCAACATGGGCAGCGTCGTCGGGCTGCTGCCGGTCACCGGCGTCACACTGCCGTTCGTCAGCTTCGGAGGGACGTCTCTGGTGGTCACGATGATCAGCGCGGGGCTGCTGCTGTCGATCGCGCGCCACACGCGCCCCGCGGACACGAAGGATGGGAGACGGTCATGA
- the murC gene encoding UDP-N-acetylmuramate--L-alanine ligase, which yields MTHGAGTDGELRAGMRVHLIGIGGAGMSALAWILLQRSHPVTGSDLRAGRSVTALRSMGAQIFTGHEAQFVDGAELVVASTAIPDTNPELARARELGLPVLHRAELLAALMTGYSQLLIAGTHGKTTTTSMATVGLQTAGLDPSFAIGGTLHDAGTSAHHGTGQWFVAEADESDSSFLAYAPDVAVVTNIDLDHHDEFADLDAVDRVFLDFLGRRGPDGLAVVCLDDVGVRRVLDRIGGPVETYGEHPDATLRIVEVALDPEGGRFGLVHDGQDVGRFEITLPGRHNVANATAAALACRHAGADWDAIRRGLAVFAGANRRFERLGSAAGVTLVDDYGHHPAELRATLAAARQTAPGGRVIAVFQPHRFSRTAALGTELGGALTGADLVIVTDVYGAGEQPVAGVTGRLVADAAADAGADVHYIPSVADVPGRLLGLVVEGDLVLTLGAGDITEVGPVALERLRGGRV from the coding sequence ATGACGCACGGAGCGGGCACCGACGGCGAGCTGCGCGCTGGCATGCGGGTGCACCTGATCGGCATCGGCGGTGCGGGCATGAGCGCGCTCGCGTGGATCCTGCTGCAGCGGTCGCACCCGGTGACCGGCAGCGACCTGCGCGCCGGCCGGTCGGTCACCGCCCTGCGGTCCATGGGGGCGCAGATCTTCACCGGCCACGAGGCGCAGTTCGTCGACGGCGCGGAGCTGGTCGTGGCCTCGACGGCGATCCCGGACACCAACCCCGAGCTCGCGCGGGCGCGCGAGCTCGGCCTGCCCGTCCTGCACCGCGCGGAGCTGCTGGCGGCCCTGATGACCGGCTACTCCCAGCTGCTCATCGCGGGGACGCACGGCAAGACGACGACCACGTCCATGGCGACCGTCGGCCTGCAGACGGCCGGCCTCGACCCGTCGTTCGCCATCGGCGGCACGCTGCACGACGCGGGGACCAGCGCCCACCACGGGACGGGACAGTGGTTCGTCGCCGAGGCCGACGAGTCGGACTCGTCCTTCCTGGCGTACGCGCCGGACGTCGCCGTCGTCACGAACATCGACCTCGACCACCACGACGAGTTCGCGGACCTCGACGCAGTGGACCGCGTGTTCCTCGACTTCCTGGGCCGGCGCGGCCCCGACGGCCTCGCGGTCGTGTGCCTCGACGACGTCGGGGTGCGACGGGTGCTCGACCGGATCGGCGGACCGGTCGAGACCTACGGCGAGCACCCCGACGCGACGCTGCGGATCGTCGAGGTCGCACTGGATCCGGAGGGTGGGCGCTTCGGACTGGTCCACGACGGCCAGGACGTCGGACGCTTCGAGATCACCCTCCCGGGTCGCCACAACGTGGCCAACGCCACCGCCGCGGCGCTGGCGTGCAGGCACGCCGGCGCCGATTGGGACGCGATCCGGCGGGGGCTCGCGGTGTTCGCCGGCGCGAACCGCCGCTTCGAGCGGCTCGGCTCTGCCGCCGGGGTCACGCTCGTCGATGACTACGGGCACCATCCGGCGGAGCTGCGGGCAACCCTGGCGGCCGCGCGGCAGACGGCACCCGGCGGACGCGTCATCGCGGTGTTCCAGCCGCACCGCTTCAGCCGGACCGCGGCGTTGGGTACCGAGCTGGGCGGCGCGCTGACCGGTGCGGATCTTGTCATCGTCACCGACGTGTACGGTGCCGGCGAGCAGCCGGTCGCCGGGGTGACGGGACGGCTCGTCGCCGACGCCGCCGCGGACGCGGGTGCCGACGTGCACTACATCCCGTCGGTCGCTGACGTTCCGGGCCGGCTGCTCGGGCTGGTGGTCGAAGGCGATCTCGTGCTGACGCTCGGCGCGGGGGACATCACCGAGGTCGGCCCTGTGGCGCTTGAGCGGTTGCGGGGCGGCCGTGTCTGA